One stretch of Pseudomonas fluorescens Q2-87 DNA includes these proteins:
- the accC gene encoding acetyl-CoA carboxylase biotin carboxylase subunit, with translation MLKPAKLEKVLIANRGEIALRILRACKEMGIKTVAVYSKADKELMHLGLADESVCIGPASAAHSYLHIPAIIAAAEVTGATAIHPGYGFLAENADFAEQVENSGFAFIGPKADTIRLMGDKVSAKHAMIAAGVPTVPGSDGPLPEDEETALRIGREVGYPVIIKAAGGGGGRGMRVVHKEEDLISSAKLTRSEAGAAFGNPMVYLEKFLTNPRHVEVQVLSDGQGQAIHLGDRDCSLQRRHQKVLEEAPAPGIDEKARQEVLARCVKACIDIGYRGAGTFEFLYENGSFYFIEMNTRVQVEHPVSEMVTGIDIVKEMLSIAAGNKLSFTQDDVVIRGHSLECRINAEDPKTFMPSPGTVKHFHAPGGNGVRVDSHLYSGYAVPPNYDSLIGKLITYGATREEAMARMRNALDEIVVDGIKTNIPLHRDLVRDEGFCKGGVNIHYLEHKLGNQH, from the coding sequence ATGTTGAAACCTGCGAAGTTGGAAAAAGTACTGATCGCCAACCGCGGTGAAATTGCCCTGCGGATCCTGCGCGCCTGCAAAGAGATGGGCATCAAGACTGTCGCCGTCTACTCCAAGGCCGACAAGGAACTGATGCACCTGGGCCTGGCGGATGAATCCGTCTGCATCGGTCCGGCGTCGGCTGCGCATTCCTACCTGCACATCCCGGCGATCATCGCCGCTGCCGAAGTGACCGGTGCCACCGCCATTCACCCGGGCTACGGTTTCCTGGCGGAAAACGCCGACTTCGCCGAACAGGTCGAAAACTCCGGTTTTGCCTTCATTGGTCCGAAAGCCGACACCATCCGCCTGATGGGCGACAAGGTGTCGGCCAAGCACGCCATGATTGCTGCCGGCGTGCCTACCGTCCCGGGTTCCGACGGCCCGCTGCCTGAAGACGAAGAAACCGCCTTGCGCATTGGTCGCGAAGTCGGTTACCCGGTGATCATCAAGGCCGCTGGAGGCGGCGGTGGTCGCGGCATGCGCGTGGTACACAAGGAAGAAGACCTGATTTCCTCGGCGAAACTGACCCGCTCCGAAGCAGGCGCGGCATTCGGCAACCCGATGGTCTACCTGGAAAAATTCCTGACCAACCCACGTCACGTCGAAGTCCAGGTGCTGTCCGACGGCCAAGGCCAGGCCATCCACCTCGGTGACCGCGACTGCTCGCTGCAACGTCGTCACCAGAAGGTCCTCGAAGAAGCGCCGGCACCGGGCATCGACGAGAAGGCTCGCCAGGAAGTCCTGGCGCGCTGCGTCAAGGCCTGCATCGACATCGGCTACCGTGGCGCCGGCACCTTTGAGTTCCTGTACGAGAACGGTAGCTTCTACTTCATCGAAATGAACACCCGTGTTCAGGTGGAGCACCCGGTTTCGGAAATGGTCACCGGTATCGACATCGTCAAGGAGATGCTCAGCATCGCCGCTGGCAACAAGCTGTCGTTCACCCAGGACGATGTGGTCATTCGCGGTCACTCGCTGGAATGCCGTATCAACGCCGAAGACCCGAAAACCTTCATGCCAAGCCCAGGCACGGTCAAGCATTTCCATGCTCCGGGCGGCAATGGCGTTCGCGTCGACTCGCACCTGTACAGCGGTTATGCAGTTCCGCCGAACTACGATTCGCTGATCGGCAAGCTGATCACCTACGGGGCGACCCGCGAGGAAGCCATGGCGCGCATGCGCAATGCACTGGACGAAATCGTGGTGGACGGGATCAAGACCAATATCCCGCTGCACCGCGACTTGGTCCGTGACGAAGGCTTCTGCAAAGGCGGCGTCAACATCCATTACCTGGAACACAAGCTGGGCAACCAGCACTGA
- a CDS encoding dermonecrotic toxin domain-containing protein, translating to MDNSAERQSKANGAGPEPSPQATTAQAVLGRLTRWQAVIDSRLKAQMTLLEVLEERLLVELRTHYHHGNIDPHFIGTLLDAVLQRLIDQVPVVPDAEENSPYRWPDGPDTGFSAERQEVIVQAVEGMASGLVHHYKDYLRRHWSVFGHDISLAALINDRLDNHLARFDAIFQPEQLAGLDVDALQEKIEALQDNWQLTSRLTALAAPAEHQALEAIARLQLPDWLRWLGEADRQQLETLQAQTSQAQALVDSLLNGMGSLRSFARSLAKEHVRHELDMEVEPDSIRVQLRWRSVLGQPVQTRNLSELLVAGPLRSDAVSVYLVENGAMLRNQPLSPAYVSQLLADVDAPAGYSQALAALYGRGDLKDAMLDWFKARLRQSAFIARCAGHLKMSNHAAIKTLWEAEVSAQVVPASVRVAGLVLPNALKCADCLLFYRADLQGDLLLYAPDKPDGQEWVELPSLWAVSVEVGGWTRSEAGREYLLQRIAPADRDRAREYFANVADKPALWDSSKDPRAAVTGLQDCLEDIVAMGLERNLAQVERDESPGWYSALPLDSRRTLSTLNQELLVHQEVFSQEIAGYEVFVDFARRIVTQAIAPYMRSKGVDEPVDPATVLIDYNPQLSDGRTKVASLLDLVIFGYDDNSGIDNPGKGVRSSVGQALGQVRSAELATYIRRAYVGERYTREIRARFLDAGAPEYATRRNAYRNLLLTRMDRDLRVAAGKSQLSADEFWWLTRQVTLLSESVPLSGPVYLGTAVQREGVIKFSIGGHVVMGVYVFAYFNPKGRYWLYTPDAADGVMFRQYHDFPGTVASRLHDYVLERVALGARAAVRRSLTALAASALGVDTLREFNRVIDVRAEFDAIVERAIGDVEDITKSRAEVIRQQVVKGLLFASAPVCLVYPPFALLLDVALMAASVKDAAEAHRQGETERALGHWLAASWGVLFAALGTGAIATLLGRAARSLKLVMAPLSLSGQRLRSAAPLIAREAGPIVRPIRLKPKQAVGKTPENLERVAEKGLFQGTYRSPPSALQPRSTYYIRSRGKYYQVKEDPYFGGLCLVDASRPTALYKLPIRRLGNGKWTHNEVGLRGGNDQILVLGRVSDLREAFPGHAYPDVARGALQGEAVVARFSEAVADNYVFSLNAQTCVIASLYNPTTRVGAVIHFDHNIRTLIERSVRDVTQRLGGATKDIRATLVGGDWLTGADIGGRVRSVMRRQGLRPTWDHWSYSSCFGNTFGVALDLRSGVTSVFKTSRSQVERYYIPVLARAKKSTDPVSVRARGFMTRLRSDPLVANAQGTVSTLQGRPATAAQIEAHAFPTVTLS from the coding sequence ATGGACAACTCTGCCGAGCGGCAAAGCAAAGCGAACGGCGCGGGGCCGGAACCTTCCCCGCAGGCGACAACGGCGCAGGCCGTCCTTGGAAGACTGACCCGATGGCAGGCCGTAATCGACTCGCGGCTGAAAGCCCAGATGACCTTGCTGGAGGTACTGGAGGAACGCCTGTTGGTCGAGCTGCGCACCCACTATCACCATGGCAACATCGATCCACATTTCATCGGCACCCTGCTCGATGCCGTGCTGCAACGCCTGATCGACCAGGTGCCTGTCGTCCCCGATGCCGAAGAGAATTCGCCCTACCGTTGGCCGGATGGGCCGGATACTGGTTTTTCGGCCGAGCGCCAGGAAGTCATCGTCCAGGCGGTGGAAGGCATGGCTTCTGGCTTGGTTCATCACTACAAGGACTACCTGCGCCGTCATTGGAGCGTGTTCGGGCACGATATCTCCTTGGCGGCGCTGATCAACGACAGGCTCGACAATCATCTGGCCCGGTTCGACGCGATTTTCCAGCCTGAGCAATTGGCGGGCCTGGATGTCGATGCGCTGCAAGAAAAGATTGAAGCCCTGCAGGATAACTGGCAGCTGACAAGTCGATTGACCGCACTGGCGGCCCCTGCGGAGCACCAGGCGCTTGAAGCGATAGCCCGTTTGCAATTGCCCGATTGGCTGCGTTGGCTTGGCGAAGCTGATCGCCAGCAATTGGAGACTCTCCAGGCGCAGACGTCCCAGGCGCAGGCGCTGGTGGACTCGTTGCTCAACGGCATGGGCTCGCTGCGGTCCTTTGCCCGGTCCTTGGCCAAGGAGCACGTCAGGCATGAGTTGGACATGGAGGTCGAGCCGGACAGCATTCGTGTGCAGCTGCGCTGGCGAAGCGTCCTCGGCCAGCCCGTGCAAACCCGCAACCTCAGCGAACTGCTGGTGGCCGGTCCACTGAGGTCGGATGCGGTGTCGGTGTATCTGGTGGAGAACGGCGCCATGCTGCGTAACCAGCCTCTTTCACCCGCCTACGTCAGCCAGTTGCTGGCGGACGTCGATGCCCCCGCCGGGTATTCGCAGGCGCTGGCCGCTCTCTATGGTCGTGGCGACCTGAAAGACGCCATGCTCGATTGGTTCAAGGCACGGCTGCGGCAAAGTGCGTTCATTGCGCGGTGTGCCGGTCATTTGAAAATGAGTAACCATGCAGCCATCAAGACCCTCTGGGAGGCCGAGGTTTCGGCGCAAGTCGTCCCTGCCAGCGTGCGGGTCGCCGGCCTGGTACTGCCGAACGCGTTGAAGTGCGCCGATTGCCTGTTGTTCTACCGTGCAGACCTGCAAGGCGACTTGCTGCTGTACGCCCCCGACAAACCGGATGGCCAGGAATGGGTCGAGCTGCCCTCGCTTTGGGCCGTGAGTGTGGAAGTAGGAGGCTGGACCCGCAGTGAAGCCGGTCGCGAATACCTGCTGCAGCGGATTGCCCCAGCCGACCGCGACAGGGCCCGGGAGTATTTTGCCAACGTGGCGGACAAGCCGGCATTGTGGGATTCAAGCAAGGATCCCAGGGCGGCGGTGACAGGCTTGCAGGATTGTCTTGAAGACATTGTTGCGATGGGCTTGGAGCGTAATCTGGCACAGGTGGAGCGCGACGAATCGCCCGGCTGGTACAGCGCGCTGCCGTTGGATTCGCGACGAACCCTCAGCACTTTGAATCAAGAGCTGCTGGTTCATCAGGAGGTCTTCAGCCAGGAAATTGCCGGCTATGAAGTCTTCGTGGACTTCGCCAGGCGGATCGTCACCCAGGCAATCGCTCCGTATATGCGCAGCAAGGGCGTGGACGAGCCGGTCGATCCTGCGACGGTGCTCATCGACTACAACCCGCAGCTGTCGGATGGCAGGACGAAGGTCGCCAGCCTGTTGGATCTGGTGATCTTCGGGTATGACGACAACTCGGGTATCGACAACCCCGGCAAAGGCGTGCGCTCATCGGTGGGGCAGGCGCTGGGGCAGGTTCGCAGTGCCGAGCTGGCCACGTATATCCGGCGGGCATACGTGGGCGAGCGATATACGCGGGAGATTCGTGCCAGGTTCCTCGATGCCGGCGCGCCCGAATACGCCACGCGCCGCAATGCCTACCGCAACCTGTTGTTGACCAGGATGGACCGCGACCTGCGCGTCGCCGCAGGCAAGTCGCAGTTGAGCGCCGATGAGTTCTGGTGGTTGACCCGACAAGTCACGCTGTTGAGCGAGTCGGTGCCGTTGTCCGGCCCGGTGTATCTGGGAACTGCCGTGCAGCGCGAGGGCGTGATCAAATTTTCCATTGGCGGTCATGTCGTCATGGGCGTCTACGTCTTTGCCTATTTCAATCCGAAGGGGCGCTACTGGTTGTATACGCCTGACGCGGCGGATGGCGTCATGTTTCGCCAGTACCATGACTTCCCCGGAACGGTCGCCTCGCGCTTGCATGACTACGTGCTGGAACGGGTGGCGCTCGGCGCCCGTGCAGCGGTCAGGCGCTCGCTGACGGCCCTGGCGGCGTCGGCCCTGGGTGTCGATACATTGCGTGAGTTCAATCGAGTGATCGATGTCCGGGCAGAGTTCGATGCCATCGTCGAACGTGCTATTGGCGATGTGGAGGACATCACCAAAAGCCGTGCCGAGGTGATCAGGCAGCAAGTCGTCAAAGGGTTGCTGTTTGCGTCCGCTCCGGTATGCCTGGTTTATCCACCCTTTGCGCTGTTGCTGGATGTCGCCTTGATGGCCGCTAGCGTCAAGGACGCCGCCGAGGCGCATCGACAAGGCGAGACGGAGCGCGCGCTGGGCCACTGGCTGGCTGCCTCGTGGGGTGTCCTGTTCGCAGCGTTGGGGACGGGCGCCATCGCGACGTTGCTAGGGCGGGCGGCCAGAAGCCTGAAACTTGTCATGGCGCCGCTGTCCTTGTCGGGGCAGCGCTTGAGAAGCGCGGCGCCGCTGATTGCCAGGGAAGCCGGGCCGATTGTCCGCCCCATACGCCTCAAGCCGAAACAGGCAGTCGGCAAGACGCCCGAGAACCTTGAACGGGTGGCCGAGAAAGGCCTTTTCCAGGGCACCTATCGCAGCCCGCCCAGTGCATTACAGCCGCGCAGCACGTATTACATCCGCAGTAGGGGCAAGTACTACCAAGTCAAGGAGGATCCTTACTTTGGCGGTTTGTGTCTGGTGGATGCCAGTCGCCCCACGGCTTTATACAAATTGCCAATCCGCAGGCTGGGAAATGGCAAGTGGACACACAATGAAGTCGGCTTGCGCGGAGGCAACGATCAAATACTCGTCCTGGGCCGAGTGAGCGACCTGCGCGAGGCATTTCCCGGCCATGCCTATCCAGATGTCGCAAGAGGGGCGTTGCAGGGCGAGGCGGTGGTGGCGAGGTTCAGCGAGGCAGTGGCGGATAACTACGTGTTCTCCCTCAATGCCCAGACATGCGTGATCGCTTCGTTGTACAACCCGACCACCCGGGTAGGGGCCGTCATTCATTTCGATCACAATATTCGCACGCTGATCGAGCGCAGTGTCCGGGACGTGACGCAGCGCTTGGGGGGCGCTACCAAGGATATTCGCGCCACATTGGTGGGCGGGGACTGGCTGACAGGTGCCGATATCGGCGGACGGGTCAGGTCGGTGATGAGGCGCCAGGGCCTTCGACCGACATGGGATCACTGGTCGTATTCGTCCTGCTTCGGCAATACCTTCGGGGTCGCACTGGATTTGCGCAGTGGCGTCACGTCGGTGTTCAAGACATCGCGCAGCCAGGTCGAGCGCTACTACATACCGGTGTTGGCGCGGGCGAAAAAAAGCACTGACCCGGTGTCGGTACGTGCACGCGGGTTCATGACGCGCTTGCGCAGCGATCCCCTTGTCGCCAATGCCCAGGGCACCGTCAGCACGCTGCAGGGCAGGCCCGCGACGGCGGCGCAGATCGAAGCCCACGCATTTCCCACGGTGACGCTGAGCTGA
- the prmA gene encoding 50S ribosomal protein L11 methyltransferase, whose amino-acid sequence MPWLQVRLAISPEQAETYEDAFLEVGAVSVTFMDAEDQPIFEPELNTTPLWSHTHLLALFEGGTEAASVLAHLELLTGSPLPEHHSEVIEDQDWERSWMDNFQPMRFGQRLWIVPSWHAAPEPDAVNLLLDPGLAFGTGTHPTTALCLEWLDGQDLKGCNVLDFGCGSGILAIAALLLGAKEAVGTDIDVQALEASRDNAGRNNIAEASFPLYLPQDLPQVRADVLVANILAGPLVSLAPQLSSLVKPGGRLALSGILAEQGEEVAAAYATDFDLDPIANRDGWVRITGRRR is encoded by the coding sequence ATGCCTTGGCTGCAAGTACGTCTGGCCATCAGCCCGGAACAAGCCGAAACCTATGAAGACGCGTTTCTTGAAGTGGGCGCGGTGTCGGTCACTTTCATGGACGCCGAGGACCAGCCGATCTTCGAGCCGGAACTCAACACCACGCCGCTGTGGTCCCACACTCATCTGCTGGCCCTGTTCGAAGGCGGCACCGAGGCAGCCAGCGTACTGGCTCATCTCGAACTGCTGACCGGCAGCCCGCTGCCCGAGCACCACAGCGAAGTGATCGAAGACCAGGACTGGGAACGCAGTTGGATGGACAACTTCCAGCCGATGCGCTTCGGCCAGCGCCTGTGGATCGTACCGAGCTGGCACGCGGCGCCGGAGCCGGACGCGGTCAACCTGCTGCTGGATCCGGGCCTGGCGTTCGGCACCGGCACCCATCCGACCACCGCGCTGTGCCTGGAATGGCTCGACGGCCAGGACCTCAAGGGCTGCAACGTACTCGACTTCGGCTGCGGCTCGGGGATCCTGGCCATCGCGGCGCTCCTGCTGGGCGCCAAGGAAGCGGTCGGCACCGACATCGACGTCCAGGCCCTGGAAGCGTCCCGTGACAACGCCGGGCGCAACAATATTGCCGAAGCGTCATTCCCGCTGTACCTGCCGCAGGATTTGCCACAGGTCCGGGCCGACGTGCTGGTGGCCAATATTCTCGCCGGGCCGCTGGTGTCCCTGGCACCGCAACTGTCGAGCCTGGTCAAGCCGGGCGGGCGCCTGGCGCTGTCGGGCATCCTCGCTGAACAGGGCGAAGAAGTGGCCGCCGCTTATGCCACCGACTTTGACCTCGACCCGATCGCCAATCGCGATGGCTGGGTGCGCATCACCGGACGTCGGCGCTAG
- a CDS encoding DUF3426 domain-containing protein → MTDSFVTQCPHCHTSFRVSHAQLSVARGVVRCGSCLQVFNAARQLLEQRTARQDAPPAAAPAKPAAEAPPRAISQKQWSAAELDLDDLDKELARLERRDRTSGSTGRRREDNLSAQRSPSSDEQDTWPDSLYSESSSERAEAVLLTPAEPFEPHEPARPPRTEPSLSLALEPLEPDDEPVVPLRLAPDDEPEEHLERLSATDDHDHDEEPEPAPPLRKARERHEPGIRAEALHDLDDDPLQLDWRKRRSPWGRRLLWGLLILLAAAALGGQYIAYHFEELARQDQYRPWFLQVCPTLGCDVPSKVDIAKIKSSNLVVRSHPEFSGALVVDAIIYNRAPFSQPFPLLELRFADLNGHLIASRRFKPGEYLGGDLEGRGEMPPQTPIHIALDILDPGPKAVNYSLSFHSPE, encoded by the coding sequence ATGACTGACAGCTTCGTCACCCAGTGCCCGCATTGCCATACCAGTTTCCGCGTCAGCCACGCTCAATTGAGCGTGGCCCGCGGGGTGGTTCGTTGCGGCTCCTGCCTGCAAGTCTTCAATGCCGCACGACAACTGCTGGAACAGCGCACGGCCAGGCAGGACGCGCCCCCCGCCGCCGCGCCCGCCAAACCCGCCGCCGAAGCGCCGCCCCGGGCCATCAGCCAGAAGCAATGGTCAGCCGCGGAACTCGATCTCGATGATCTGGACAAGGAACTGGCGCGCCTGGAGCGGCGCGACCGGACAAGCGGCAGTACGGGCCGGCGTCGCGAAGACAACCTCAGCGCACAGCGCAGCCCTTCGTCGGATGAGCAGGATACCTGGCCAGACAGCCTGTACAGCGAATCGTCCAGCGAACGCGCCGAAGCCGTCCTCCTGACGCCTGCCGAACCGTTCGAGCCCCATGAGCCGGCCCGGCCACCACGCACCGAACCCTCCCTGTCCCTGGCCCTCGAACCGCTGGAGCCGGACGATGAGCCTGTCGTCCCGCTGCGCCTGGCGCCGGACGACGAGCCCGAGGAACATCTCGAGCGCCTGTCCGCCACCGACGACCACGATCACGACGAAGAACCCGAGCCAGCGCCGCCGCTGCGCAAGGCTCGCGAACGACATGAACCCGGGATCCGCGCCGAGGCCCTTCATGACCTGGACGATGACCCGCTGCAACTGGACTGGCGCAAACGCCGCTCGCCCTGGGGCCGTCGCTTGCTGTGGGGGTTGTTGATCCTGCTTGCCGCCGCAGCCCTGGGCGGCCAGTACATTGCCTACCATTTCGAAGAGCTGGCCCGCCAGGACCAGTATCGCCCGTGGTTCCTGCAAGTCTGCCCGACCCTGGGCTGCGACGTACCGTCCAAGGTCGACATCGCCAAGATCAAGAGCAGCAACCTGGTGGTGCGCAGCCATCCGGAATTCAGCGGCGCCCTGGTAGTGGACGCGATCATCTACAACCGTGCGCCCTTCTCCCAGCCTTTTCCGCTGCTGGAGCTGCGTTTTGCCGACCTCAACGGGCACCTGATCGCCAGCCGTCGCTTCAAGCCCGGGGAATACCTGGGCGGCGATCTCGAAGGCCGCGGCGAAATGCCGCCGCAGACGCCTATCCACATCGCGCTGGACATCCTCGACCCAGGGCCCAAAGCGGTGAACTACAGTCTGAGCTTCCATTCCCCCGAGTGA
- the dusB gene encoding tRNA dihydrouridine synthase DusB: MSAVRIGPYTLQNGLVLAPMAGVTDQPFRQLCKRLGAGLVVSEMVTSDMSLWNTRKSRLRMIHEGDPEPRSVQIAGGDAQMLAQAARANVAMGAQIIDINMGCPAKKVCNKAAGSALLKDEALVTEILQAVVAAVDVPVTLKIRTGWDRENKNGLTVAKIAEQAGITALAVHGRTRADLYTGEAEYDTIAAIKQAVSIPVFANGDIDSPEKARHVLNATGADGLLIGRAAQGRPWIFREIEHYLRTGEQLAAPPLAEVERILLEHLAALHGFYGDVMGVRIARKHVGWYLATLPGAREFRARFNRLDGTQAQCADVQAFFAERYKSLTGDEGVAA; the protein is encoded by the coding sequence ATGTCGGCGGTACGCATCGGCCCATATACATTGCAGAACGGCCTGGTTCTCGCCCCCATGGCGGGCGTCACCGACCAGCCCTTTCGTCAGCTTTGCAAGCGGCTGGGCGCAGGTCTTGTTGTTTCGGAAATGGTCACCAGCGACATGAGCTTGTGGAACACCCGAAAATCGCGCCTGCGCATGATCCATGAAGGCGATCCCGAGCCTCGCTCGGTGCAGATCGCAGGTGGCGACGCGCAGATGCTGGCGCAAGCCGCCCGGGCCAATGTGGCGATGGGTGCGCAGATCATCGACATCAACATGGGCTGCCCGGCGAAGAAGGTCTGCAACAAGGCCGCAGGCTCGGCACTGTTGAAAGATGAAGCACTGGTGACAGAGATCCTGCAGGCAGTTGTCGCCGCGGTCGATGTGCCGGTGACCCTGAAGATCCGCACCGGGTGGGACCGGGAGAACAAGAACGGCCTGACGGTGGCGAAGATCGCCGAGCAGGCAGGCATCACGGCGCTGGCGGTCCACGGTCGCACCCGCGCCGACCTGTACACCGGCGAGGCCGAGTACGACACTATCGCCGCGATCAAGCAGGCGGTGTCGATCCCGGTCTTTGCCAATGGCGATATCGATTCGCCCGAGAAGGCCCGGCACGTGCTCAATGCAACCGGTGCCGACGGGCTGTTGATCGGCCGGGCCGCCCAGGGGCGGCCATGGATTTTTCGTGAGATAGAACATTACCTGCGCACCGGCGAACAGCTCGCTGCGCCGCCGTTGGCCGAGGTGGAACGTATTCTGCTAGAGCATCTGGCCGCGCTGCATGGCTTCTACGGAGATGTCATGGGCGTACGCATTGCTCGCAAGCATGTGGGCTGGTATCTCGCAACCCTGCCGGGCGCCAGGGAGTTTCGCGCCCGCTTCAATCGTTTGGATGGTACGCAAGCACAATGCGCCGACGTTCAGGCGTTCTTCGCTGAGCGTTACAAGAGCCTGACAGGGGACGAAGGGGTGGCCGCATGA
- the fis gene encoding DNA-binding transcriptional regulator Fis, whose translation MTMMTETLVSGTTPVSDNVNLKQHLNTPSEEGQTLRGSVEKALHNYFAHLEGAAVTDVYNLVLSEVEAPLLESVMNYVKGNQTKASELLGLNRGTLRKKLKQYDLL comes from the coding sequence ATGACGATGATGACCGAGACTTTAGTGAGTGGAACAACACCCGTGAGCGACAACGTGAATTTGAAACAGCACCTCAATACGCCCAGCGAAGAAGGCCAGACCCTTCGCGGGAGTGTCGAGAAGGCGCTGCACAATTATTTCGCCCACCTTGAGGGCGCTGCCGTCACGGATGTGTACAACCTGGTGCTTTCCGAAGTCGAGGCGCCTCTGCTCGAAAGCGTAATGAACTACGTCAAGGGCAACCAGACCAAGGCCAGTGAGCTGCTGGGCCTGAACCGCGGCACCCTGCGCAAGAAACTCAAGCAGTACGATCTGCTGTAA
- the purH gene encoding bifunctional phosphoribosylaminoimidazolecarboxamide formyltransferase/IMP cyclohydrolase — MTDQTTRLPIRRALISVSDKTGILEFARELQQLGVEILSTGGTFKLLQDNGVAAVEVADYTGFAEMMDGRVKTLHPKIHGGILGRRGIDDAIMNEHGIKPIDLVAVNLYPFEATISKPGCDLPTAVENIDIGGPTMVRSAAKNHKDVAIVVNASDYAGVLESLKAGGLTYAQRFDLMLKAFEHTAAYDGMIANYMGTVNQAAETLSTEGRSEFPRTFNTQFVKAQEMRYGENPHQSAAFYVEAKPAEVGIATATQLQGKELSFNNVADTDAALECVKSFVKPACVIVKHANPCGVAVSPDAEGGIRQAYELAYATDTESAFGGIIAFNRELDAETAKAIVERQFVEVIIAPSVSEEARAIVAAKANVRLLACGQWSADRAPAWDYKRVNGGLLVQSRDIGMIGSEDLKVVTKRAPSEQEIHDLIFAWKVAKYVKSNAIVYAKNRQTIGVGAGQMSRVNSARIAAIKAEHAGLQVQGAVMASDAFFPFRDGIDNAAKVGITAVIQPGGSMRDNEVIAAADEAGIAMVFTGMRHFRH; from the coding sequence ATGACCGACCAGACCACCCGCCTGCCGATCCGCCGCGCCTTGATCAGCGTTTCCGACAAGACCGGGATCCTCGAATTCGCCCGCGAGCTGCAACAGCTGGGCGTCGAGATTCTTTCCACCGGCGGGACCTTCAAGTTGCTGCAGGACAACGGCGTCGCCGCAGTGGAAGTCGCGGACTACACCGGTTTTGCAGAAATGATGGACGGTCGGGTCAAGACCCTGCATCCGAAAATCCACGGCGGGATCCTGGGCCGTCGCGGCATCGACGACGCCATCATGAACGAACACGGCATCAAGCCGATCGACCTGGTGGCGGTCAACCTCTACCCGTTCGAAGCTACCATCAGCAAGCCCGGCTGCGACCTGCCGACCGCCGTCGAGAACATCGACATCGGTGGCCCGACCATGGTCCGCTCGGCGGCCAAGAACCACAAGGACGTGGCCATCGTGGTCAATGCCAGCGATTACGCCGGCGTGCTCGAAAGCCTCAAGGCCGGTGGCCTCACCTACGCCCAGCGTTTCGACTTGATGCTCAAGGCGTTCGAACACACCGCCGCCTACGACGGCATGATCGCCAACTACATGGGCACCGTGAACCAGGCTGCCGAAACCCTGTCGACCGAAGGCCGCAGCGAGTTCCCGCGCACCTTCAACACCCAGTTCGTCAAGGCCCAGGAAATGCGCTACGGCGAGAACCCGCACCAGAGCGCGGCGTTCTACGTGGAAGCCAAGCCTGCCGAAGTCGGCATCGCCACCGCCACCCAGCTGCAAGGCAAGGAGCTGTCGTTCAACAACGTGGCCGACACCGACGCCGCGCTGGAATGCGTGAAGAGCTTCGTCAAGCCAGCCTGCGTGATCGTCAAGCATGCCAACCCATGTGGCGTGGCCGTGAGCCCGGACGCCGAGGGCGGCATCCGCCAGGCCTACGAACTGGCCTACGCCACCGACACCGAGTCGGCCTTCGGCGGCATCATCGCCTTCAACCGTGAGCTGGACGCCGAGACCGCCAAGGCCATCGTCGAGCGTCAGTTCGTCGAAGTGATCATCGCCCCGTCGGTCAGCGAAGAGGCCCGCGCCATCGTCGCCGCCAAGGCCAACGTGCGCCTGTTGGCCTGCGGCCAATGGTCGGCCGACCGTGCACCGGCCTGGGACTACAAGCGAGTCAACGGCGGCCTGCTGGTACAGAGCCGCGACATCGGCATGATCGGCAGCGAAGACCTCAAGGTGGTGACCAAGCGCGCGCCGAGCGAGCAGGAAATCCACGACCTGATCTTTGCTTGGAAAGTCGCCAAATACGTCAAGTCCAACGCCATCGTCTACGCCAAGAACCGCCAGACCATCGGCGTCGGCGCCGGCCAGATGAGCCGCGTCAACTCGGCCCGCATCGCCGCCATCAAGGCCGAACACGCCGGTTTGCAGGTACAAGGCGCAGTCATGGCCTCCGATGCGTTCTTCCCGTTCCGCGACGGCATCGACAATGCGGCCAAGGTCGGTATCACCGCGGTGATCCAGCCGGGTGGTTCGATGCGTGACAACGAAGTCATCGCCGCCGCCGACGAAGCCGGCATCGCCATGGTATTCACCGGCATGCGCCACTTCCGTCACTGA